A genomic stretch from Telopea speciosissima isolate NSW1024214 ecotype Mountain lineage chromosome 7, Tspe_v1, whole genome shotgun sequence includes:
- the LOC122669477 gene encoding rhomboid-like protein 19 isoform X1, which translates to MSSQGLPGGSSFFSGFTRLCKGLVVVLVGGYAIVQILPPAVSYLALIPARTIPFGWNLITAGYIEQSVFGVVVSAVGLLFLGKVLEPIWGSGEFLKFVFVVDFLTYVCVFVTAIALYYITRQELYLYTPLSGFHGVLSGFLVGIKQIVPDQELSVFALLKIKAKWFPSLVLLMSIAISFFTAESASYLPTLVFGTYTSWIYLRYLKRNPETNLMGDPSEEFAFSTFFPEFLRPVIDPIASVFDWMLCGRSRTSNEAKGYTVGGTNLPGSDPIEATRRRERGARALEERLAAERLAAGGSADNLPSKDAAESV; encoded by the exons ATGAGTTCTCAGGGGCTACCAGGA GGTTCCAGCTTCTTTTCTGGATTTACTCGGTTGTGCAAAGGCCTTGTGGTTGTTCTTGTTGGTGGATATGCAATTGTCCAGATTCTCCCTCCTGCTGTTAGCTACCTGGCCCTTATTCCTGCAAG GACCATTCCATTTGGGTGGAACCTAATAACAGCTGGTTACATTGAGCAATCAGTTTTTGGG GTGGTTGTTAGTGCAGTTGGTCTTCTTTTCCTTGGGAAGGTGCTTGAACCCATATGGGGTTCGGGGGAGTTCTTGAAGTTCGTTTTTGTGGTTGACTTTCTGACTTATGTCTGCGTCTTCGTCACAGCTATTGCCTTGTACTATATAACAAGGCAAGAGCTTTACCT TTATACACCTCTTTCTGGCTTCCATGGTGTCCTCTCAGGGTTCCTGGTTGGTATCAAGCAAATTGTACCTGATCAGGAACTCTCTGTGTTTGCTCTATTGAAAATAAAAGCAAAG TGGTTTCCTTCTCTTGTGCTATTGATGTCCATAGCTATAAGCTTCTTCACAGCAGAGTCAGCTTCATACCTTCCAACCTTAGTATTTGGCACATATACTAGTTGGATTTACCTACGGTATCTTAAGAGGAATCCTGAAACCAACCTCATGGGAGACCCAAGCGAAGAATTTGCCTTCTCTACATTCTTCCCTGAATTTTTGCG ACCAGTTATTGACCCCATTGCATCGGTATTTGATTGGATGCTTTGTGGAAGATCCCGAACTTCAAATGAGGCTAAAGGATACACCGTAGGGGGTACTAACTTGCCAGGTTCTGATCCTATCGAGGCAACCAGAAGAAG AGAAAGAGGAGCCCGAGCACTGGAAGAAAGATTAGCAGCAGAGAGATTGGCCGCAGGGGGAAGTGCTGACAACTTGCCAAGCAAAGATGCTGCAGAGAGTGTGTGA
- the LOC122669477 gene encoding rhomboid-like protein 19 isoform X2, with the protein MSSQGLPGGSSFFSGFTRLCKGLVVVLVGGYAIVQILPPAVSYLALIPARTIPFGWNLITAGYIEQSVFGVVVSAVGLLFLGKVLEPIWGSGEFLKFVFVVDFLTYVCVFVTAIALYYITRQELYLYTPLSGFHGVLSGFLVGIKQIVPDQELSVFALLKIKAKWFPSLVLLMSIAISFFTAESASYLPTLVFGTYTSWIYLRYLKRNPETNLMGDPSEEFAFSTFFPEFLRSRTSNEAKGYTVGGTNLPGSDPIEATRRRERGARALEERLAAERLAAGGSADNLPSKDAAESV; encoded by the exons ATGAGTTCTCAGGGGCTACCAGGA GGTTCCAGCTTCTTTTCTGGATTTACTCGGTTGTGCAAAGGCCTTGTGGTTGTTCTTGTTGGTGGATATGCAATTGTCCAGATTCTCCCTCCTGCTGTTAGCTACCTGGCCCTTATTCCTGCAAG GACCATTCCATTTGGGTGGAACCTAATAACAGCTGGTTACATTGAGCAATCAGTTTTTGGG GTGGTTGTTAGTGCAGTTGGTCTTCTTTTCCTTGGGAAGGTGCTTGAACCCATATGGGGTTCGGGGGAGTTCTTGAAGTTCGTTTTTGTGGTTGACTTTCTGACTTATGTCTGCGTCTTCGTCACAGCTATTGCCTTGTACTATATAACAAGGCAAGAGCTTTACCT TTATACACCTCTTTCTGGCTTCCATGGTGTCCTCTCAGGGTTCCTGGTTGGTATCAAGCAAATTGTACCTGATCAGGAACTCTCTGTGTTTGCTCTATTGAAAATAAAAGCAAAG TGGTTTCCTTCTCTTGTGCTATTGATGTCCATAGCTATAAGCTTCTTCACAGCAGAGTCAGCTTCATACCTTCCAACCTTAGTATTTGGCACATATACTAGTTGGATTTACCTACGGTATCTTAAGAGGAATCCTGAAACCAACCTCATGGGAGACCCAAGCGAAGAATTTGCCTTCTCTACATTCTTCCCTGAATTTTTGCG ATCCCGAACTTCAAATGAGGCTAAAGGATACACCGTAGGGGGTACTAACTTGCCAGGTTCTGATCCTATCGAGGCAACCAGAAGAAG AGAAAGAGGAGCCCGAGCACTGGAAGAAAGATTAGCAGCAGAGAGATTGGCCGCAGGGGGAAGTGCTGACAACTTGCCAAGCAAAGATGCTGCAGAGAGTGTGTGA